Sequence from the Primulina huaijiensis isolate GDHJ02 chromosome 16, ASM1229523v2, whole genome shotgun sequence genome:
ATATCTTCCATTGGTTTTTTCTTGGTAAGAAATGAATCATTTATGTCAATCAAACATTGctataatcacaagaacaagcTAAGAGATGTTAAATTCGACGTCACTTATCGTCGTTAGACACTGTAAGACAACGTACAAGTTCTTCAAATAGAAAGAGAACTTTCAATAAGGCCTGCGGCCTTCATTCAAAGTAAAGTCAATCACACAGACATCAAAAAGGGTTTCTCCCTTCTCTTTCATCATGTCATAGGTCTAAGAGTGTTTTTAGGTGCACTTATCCATTGAGTACCAGCTATTGCAAATCTCCATGGTGCACTGACATGCTCGGGTAAAGCATAATCAATCCCAACTCGCGGACCAACAACTATCTTTTCTGGATCTGGTCCATCCAAGAGCTCTAAACCACCTATATATGTCATGCTCTTTTAAATCATTCAAAATTCCTCTCAATTGTATTAGTTTTCAAAGCAATTACCACTACATACCTGGAGTAAAGAGAGGATGACTAGACCACTCCGGTGATATTCCTAACGCCTGACCGACCTAGATAAACAAAGAGAGAAACATTAGATAATAAACCTTCAGAGTTCAGACAAACTCTGCATTAGAGAACCAACCACTTACTTTTCCAGGGCCTGTCAGAAGAATGGGCTTCTCAGTCTTTAAACCACGGCGCTGCTTAATGGTTTCCAGTCCTTGAGAAAATGACAAGTGAAATGGTAAGTTTGCTACTACTTCAAAAAACATGCAATTTAATGTTATACAATACTTTTTCCGAAAGAATCAAACATCATGTGTACTAGATGAGAATCATGTAAAATCGGCTTCACATTGATAAGAATaaagaatataaaaataattagccaatatcataattttcaacccaaaaaaaaaaagaatttgtaatattttgaaAAGGACAAGCAAATCAATATTGTGCTAATACAAGAACCTTAGCATGGAAACAAGTGTATTGTATTAAACAGTAAACTGTACCTCAAAATGATACCATAAAAAGAGAGGACTTCCTAGTATCTATCATACTCGGACATAAGATATAAATTTCCTTCATTTGGTTTCTAGAATGGCCATATGTTTTTCTCCACCTACAGAACCAAGTTATAAAGTCGCTACAACATTATTTCATCGAACATATGTAATCATTCATACCACAGACTGGAGCACAGGCACGAATGAGTACTGCTGCTCCATTTCCTTCCTTGTCAGCCACCACATTGAGCATGTTATGCATACCATAGCAAAGATATATATACGCATGCCCTCCTGCTCCAAACTGTTGACGAGGAATTAAGAAGTCGGTGGAAAAACATGACTCTTGATGTATAGTATGCAAGTGAGGCTATTTTCATACATCAGAAAATAATTGTTTCTATTCAATGATGTACCAGACACAGCTCTAGCCCGATTCTCTTTCAAACTGTTTGCCTATTTCAGTTAAAATGCCACGAAAAGTTTcttacaataataaaaaaaatgatagttGAAAGACAGCGGCATACACCTGAAATTGTGTTTGTCACTGTTTATTAACGTGTCATGCAATCATGCATGCACAAAGACATCGCATACACAAAAATGGAAGGAACTCAGATAAAGCTTGGTATCATTATGaacatttgaatattttttgttaCACATATCCTAAATCACATAGATATCATGCACGTACCCAAATGAATCTCAATCTATAGCACGAAGCAAATTCCTCAAttaacagaaaaaaaaattaaagatttaaagtcTTCAGCAAAGTAGTCAAGGATAATTCTTTTCCACCTGTTGTTAAGAAATCATATTGTCAGAAGATAAGCACAATGAAGTGTCCATAGCAGTGAAGAGTCACCGATTTCTCACCCTTTGGCTCATGGGATGCGAGGAGATGGGAGgtgaaaataaattgaaaaatatggaTAACTGGATcattttaaagtaaaataatCATAGAGTTTATGTCAAATCCATGATGAAAAAAGTACATGTAAGTCTTGTATTTCGCATCAAACCGTGCCTTTTTATAGTAGATAAGTTCTCGTTGCATCGAAGTCCTGTCATCTATTACTTATATTAGTCGAATCACTCGCCATTAACCCAGAATTCAAACTCTAAACTCAGAATACAGAACATTTCTTAACGTCATATACAGATAAGTTAGGCTTCACCTGAAAAATTGAAAGATTATGCAAAAATATCAATATAGTCATTAAAGAAAAAACCAAAGACATCCAAGGCTCTCCGTTTTCATCTCATCAAAACCATATTCAACGAGCCACCCATTCTCTCAAATAAAAGACGATAAAATTGAAGCAACGCAAAACTTACAACAGGAGCCGTCCTAGCAGTAATGCCAAATCTACCATGGCAAGCTGAGTCATTCGGCCTGTAAGCTTCAACCTTTTTCAAAACAAAGAGGACGCGATAAAATTGAGTAAAAGAAACAAAACTAAACACGAGATGGAATAATGAACAATACCTCAGTAATCTGAAGAACAACATCGTCTTTCTTGAGGTGCTTGCCAAGCAACCGTGGCGCGAGTTCAAGGGCATCAACTTGGTAGAAATCCGGGGCTAAAAGTAATGGGCACTTCTCCAATAAAACTGAAGATATGAATATTGAGGGCGTTTTGATGCTGGAGGGCTGCGATCTTAGTTTGACTTCAGTTGTGCATTTTTGGATGGGAAGCTTGATCTTTGCGATTGtccttttcttcttgtttttcatcTTGTGGAGGGTAGATGTCGGGTATGGTGTCAAGGTGGAGGGTGATGATGTTTCCTTTCTAATGGCCGGCCGCACAGATTGAAACTTGAAAGATATTAGTTTAATATGGAAGTTTAGAGATTATTAGACTGTGTGTATCAGATTTTGTGTTTTAACATTTATCCACTACatgtagaaaaaaatattagttaaagaacaaataaagttttaagattgaaaaaaatattagttaaagaacaaataaagttttaagattgaaacaagacataataaatcatacataaatataaaacttgTGTGGTGcatctcaaataaataattacaaaaCCACAGATACACTGATTGTATTACTGAAAACCCAAAGTCACACGTTGCTCTGTGACCAACACTTTGCACGAGTGTTGGCTGCGAGTGTCTCCAACACTTTACGGAAACACAACAAAATCAGCGTGAATAAATCACGcgaaatcttaaatttttcgtTATTCTGCGCGCCTCGACGATCAATTATCAAAGTTACGCACAACTCTCTTTCttatatatttctcattttccCTAGATTTGATTCTTACACAATTAGGAAACAAAGAATTTCATTTGGCAAAAATTCTTTTGAATGGTAATAAAATATCTAGAGAAATTATCATTAGCGTCAATAATATTATCACAATATCATCGAACAAGAACAAATAATTAATGAGAATGTAATTAGTTTAGAAATGCAAATttctatatttaaatatatcaatataATCAACAATGAAGAAATTTAGTAAGGAATATTtaggaataaaatatttctttcagtCTCCCTTTTTTTGCTTTTCTGAACAAAACAACCAAATGGTGAAGTGTATTATTTCCCTTATAGTAACTCCCCCTGAGTTAGATAGTTATCTTCTCCACCTGAATTCAAATAGTTTAGTGCAGTGTTGTCAGATAGATGTTGTAACATTTAATGTAAAATACTCAGAAAACAATGAGACAATTCATTAATAGATAAAGATAACAAAATTAAACAGACAAAATAACTTTGAAGATAATACAAAAAAAGTCAAACAAACGGCTGATCAGTAGCAACTTCAGTGTCATCCATTTTTGCAACAGCGTCGGCTTCGGCTTCTCTTACTACTCCCCTTTCCGTGTAGTAAAGGAGTTAACTCCGACCTGCAATAATAACTCGTAATCAGCTACTTGGGCATCATAGAAAGCAATAGTCTCTTGGGCATTCTGAATTTGTTGACAGCCAAAGTCGATTTGGGCTTCAATGTGAGAGGTAGAAAGCATCATGTACTCAGATGGTGTCTCTCTCGAAACAGATTCAACGATTGTGAGATCCCAATAACTAAATAGGCCTATCccatttcaatatttaatttatataaccCAACCCATTTGAGAAATCAGAATAGCAGTACGCTCAAAATCCAGAAGCTCTTCTCCAGCTTTGCAACCCGTCGCTTCTCTCCATTTTCTGTTTCAGTCACGCAGCGTCACCGGTGGTCGGAGAATGGTGCAGCAGCTTAGCAAACTTTCTTCCTCCATTCTATTAGAGTCTTTCATGCCATGACTCGGAAGTTTTCGAGTTCGATCGGCTTGTTTTCCAGCACTGTGCATGAGCTTCGATTCGGTTCTAGGTAAGATTTTTGGTATCAATTCTTAGTAGTGTTTTGGTGGAGTAGTTTGTATAGTGAAGAATTAAGCTTTTCCCCTAATTTCCAGCTCGTTTTTCAGATCGTGAACAGTGTTACCGGCGAAAATTCCGACGAGCCATCTTCGCGAGATTTCCATTGTGTGTTTAAGCTTTGTTTcttgaggtattaagcttgGAATTTCAGAATTTGTATGGGTTAATAGGCTGCCCGGAATTCGAATTTTAACCGAGCtgatttaaattgttttagtCAGTTGGAATGCAGTGTTTTGAAGTATATAGAGAATTTATATTATAGGTTATATCGTTGAACGTGTTTCATCAGGAAGTCCTTACGAAATTATCGTGGTATTGTAAGTTATTgttgaggtacgctcaaacctatatcattatgacgcttatattggcgtgtaagaatattcgaTGAATGTTGTTTGATATTATGTGCattgaatgtttattctgttgcattcatgcattaattgtattagcataacatattgagccttgactcatttgacggcgatttatgttgattctattgatatatattgagtcatcagagggacgagtggattaggattagccacattcccagatgacagctagggacgagcgacttagctactcgcattcccgatgctacgtgcatggacgagcggcgatttgatgctgcattctTGGCACGGGTGACCACTGTTACCgttgatgatgctattcgtttggactccatttggtattcgttattccattgttaccattcatgcatcgcatatcattgcatttacttggtattattacatgtcttttatttacgtcgtgattttactggtttgtcgtactggggtccgacccctgttttctttttatgttgtggttgtttttgatgccatagcaagtcattccaggggatttgacgcgtctggtggagcgtcaacgagtggtacccagtagtcggttggtttgtgtcagagttctcagatatttatatattatccTGAATTGATACATTTGCTagggagatgccctgtgtagctgtatTGTGATGTTTTTATATTGTGTTGAATTTTATCTGTGGTATGTTGTGTCTAGTCCTAGCCAGTGCGGCTGTAAGATATGTGTTTGGTTGtttgtgaacttgatgttatttttgaGCGTATAATAttgttgttgtgttttgaaatttttgggatgtcctacttacggggaggtcatgccgaaatttctgtaggcccaaatgaacgttttaaactcgttttcgctgtttacactaattaatccttgttgtttggtaattaaatattaattaagtgcaCGGGCCCTGATagtttggtatcagagcataacTGGGATACGATCGAATTAAAGTCTAGGACACTTGAGTTTagacacaaaaaaattattgtgcatgtgtttgattatttgctCTTACTTGTTTCTATGTTTTGAATTAATTGTATCAGCATGACTAGAGCGTatttgtttaagtttatgcCCTTATATTAAGCCGATTATTTTGTTTCTTCCTGTGGATGAAATCCTTGTATCTTGTAGATGGCACCTGGACGTAAAGGCAGAAAAGGAAAGGAAGTTGTTCAGGAATCTGAAGCTCCTAATGTGAGAAGAATTAATGAGACTAAATGGGGAAGACGAGGTCGTCGTCCTCGCGGTGAAGCACAAAATGTTAACGTGGAGCATGAAGTGAACCAGTTGACTAGAGAAATGTGTGAAATGGAACTGGTGATATCTCGATTTCAGAACATGCGTCCTCCTCGATTCTTTGGGAATGAAGATAGTGAGAAAGCTGTAGCATGGTTAAAAAGTATGAAGCGCTTGTTTAATATGTTGGAGTACACTCTTGATTTTCAACTTAAGTTGGCTATTTGTCAATTAAAAGACCGAGCTCAGTTGTGGTGGGAAACTATTGAGGAAGCTCTGAAGGAATCAGGTGAAAGAGTTACTTGGGATGTATTTTGCGCTCAGTTTGCTCGAGAATATTCACCGCCTTCGTATTATTCAGCCAAGAAAGCTGAATTCAATAGATCGACTCAAGGTAGCATGACTGTAGTAGAGTATGCTTCTCAATTTTCAGCGCTTCTTGCCTATGTTCCTCATGTTGCTAGCAATGATCGGAACAAGCTATCGCATTTTATGCAAGGATTGAATCGAACCATTTGCACTTTAGTAGTTGCTGGAGCGCCTATTAATTATGCTGATGCTGTAGAGAAAGCCAAGAATGTGGAGGCAAGTCTACTTCTGGCAGAACCACAGTCAGTTCAACCATGTTTTCCTCAGAGTTTTGGAGGCAATGTGCCGATGCCAGTGGGTGCACCACTATACCAACCTTTACTGCCGTATCAGCCTTCGCAGTCTTATCAACAACCAAAGCAGCAAAACTTTATGGCCAaaggaaaacagttcaagaaacaGACTCGTAGTAGTTCTTCTAGTTCCGGCAGTCAGCGTGGAAGTTCAGTTGGGTCACCAGGTGGAGTATTTTGTGATCGTTGTGGTAGTAAGCATTTTAGTACTCAGTGTACGGGAGTTCATGGATCTTGTAATATTTGTGGGCAAGTTGAACAttatgctagagtatgtccgaATTCAGTAAGACAACAATTTCAGCAACCTCAGTTTGGTCAGGGTTTTAGAGAACAAGCAACTAGACCTTTTGTTCCGACTCAGTCTTTTCAGCAGTCTAGCTATCCTCAGCCTAGAGGTTCTGTTCCGCAGCGTTTTCCAGGGCCACAGCAGGCTCAAGTTCATGCTTTAACTCAGGATCAAGTTCAAGACGCACCAGGCGGAGTTATTGTAGGTATCTgccttatttttaatcattctgCTCGTATCCTGATAGAcacaggagcatctcattcatttgtatctgttgtatttgttgatgagcatgagattgctactACTCTGTTGATAGACACTGTGTCAGTCTCTACACCTGTCGGTGTGTGTTTGATGTCTCATGAGATAATTCTGAATCGTGTGATTAGATTCgataataatattatgataactaATCTCATCAAGTTAGATATGTTTGACTTCGACtgtattttgggaatggatacTCTGTAAAATTATCGAGCTACCGTTTATTGTTTccatggagttgtcagattCAGATCGTATTTTGGCAGTAAATGGAATTTTTACGGTAGTGATTCGCAATCACGTATTCCATTAGTGTCAGCAATGAAAATGTTTAGAATCTTGTCATCGGGAAATGAAGAATTCATGATCTATGTAGTTGATGCGACTCAGGGAAAAGGGTTTGAAGTTTCAGATATTCCTGTTGTCAAAGAATTCCCTGATGTATTTctcgatgagattcctggatttcTACCCCAGAGAGAAATTGATTTTAGCATTGAGTTAGTGTCCGGGACAAATCCTATTTATAGAGCACCATACCGTTTGGCTCCAGCGgaattgaaagaactcaaagagCAATTACAGGACTTACTAGAAAAAGGCTATATTGGACCAAGTATGTCACCTTGGTGAGCTCCGGtattgtaaagaagaaagatggaacgatgagaatgtgcattgattacaggcAATTGAACAAAgctacagtgaagaataagtatcctctgcCGCGTATCGATgaattgtttgatcagttgcagggtacaTCAGTGTATTCAAAGATCGATCTTCGTTCTGGCTACCATCAGCTTAGAGTTCGAGAGGAAGATGTTCCGATGACAGAATTTCGAACAcgttatggacattatgaatttctagttATGCCTTTTGGATTGACTTAGAGTTGGCTGCTattgtgtttgcattgaagTTATGGCGTCATTATCTGTACGGTGAGCAGTTTGTGATTTATTCGGATCACAAGAGTCTTAAATATCTTTTCTCACAGCCTgacttgaacatgagacaacgtcGATGGATGGAGTTgcttaaagactttgattgtgagattcagtatcaaCCAGGGTGAATGAATCTTGTTGCAGATGCTCTCAGCATGAAAGTTCAAGATGCTATGCTGACATCTTTGACTATCTCTAAAGTTCACGAGCACTTGGGAACTTCAGGATGGACTTATCAGATCAGTGGAGACTACTTTTAGTGTCATCTATTCAAGTTGAGCCACAGATTTTATCCAGCGTCCAAGCAGCACAGAGGACTGATCCGTATATTCATAGATTAAAAGAATTATCTCGAACAGGTCAGACAGAAAAGTTAGTGTTGCCTCAGATGGCAGTCTGCGCTTTAATGGTAGACTTGTGGTTCCTAATTTTATAGATCTGAAAGAAGCTATACTACGggaagcacattgtagtcgacatAGTATTCATCCAGGAATTCGAAAGATGTATCATACCTTGAGAGCTCATTATTGGTGGGAAggcatgaagaaagatatttctcattttgtggctaaatgtttaacgtgtcaacaagttaaagctgAAAGAATGAGACCTGGTGGAATGTTACATAGTCTTGAAGTGCCGCAGTGGAACTGGGAAcacattgctatggattttgtgacacatttACCTCGTTCAAATCGTGGTTGTGATGTaatttgggtgattgtcgaCAGATTGTCTAAATCAGCTCATTTTATTTCATATGATCGTACATGTACTTATATGAAAATGGCAAAACTGTACATTGATCATATAgtaagattgcatggtgtgctaGTAACCATAGTATCCAATCATTATCCAAGGTTTACTTCGAATTTTTGGGGAAGTTTGCAATCGGTTTTGGGTTCAAAGTTGGCTATGAGCACTGCCTATCACtcacagacagatggtcagtcagaaagaACCATTCAAACACTTGAAGACGGGTTACGAGCAgtagtgatggatttcaaagGTGGTTGGCAAGAATCATTGTCTTTGATTGAATTCTATTGCAACAATAGTTTTCAGGCAACAATCGGTATGACAAcatttgaagctttgtatggaagaaagtgcagatcgccgatatgTTGGGAAGATGTAGGAGAAAGACAGATGtcaaaaccaaaatttattcaagaaatgaaagataaagttgaattgatcaggAAAAAGATGAAAGCAGCCCAGGATCGTCAAGCCGGTTATGCTAATAAAAGGCGTAGACCTTTAGAGTTCCAAGTGGGCGATTATGTTTTCTTTAAAGTATCACCATTCCGGGGTACTATGAGATTTGGACATAAAGGGAAGTTAGCTACGCGTTATATTGGTCCGTATGTgattgttgagaggattggcacGTTGGCTTATCGTTTGGATTTGCCGCAGAGTTTGCCTTTGATAcataatgtgtttcatgtatctatgttgcggaagtatgagCCAGATCCGTCTCATATCTTGAATGTTGAGGATGTGAAGTTGGACAGTTCCCTTAGCTATGTTGAATATCCAGTGCAAATTTTGTACCGCAAGGAAAAACAACTAAGGAGCAAAACGATTCCATTGGTTTTGGTACAATGGAGTAGACATGGAAGGGAAGAATCTACATGGGTATTAGAGGCAAAGATGCAACAAAAATGGCCTCATTTGTTTGAGAATGTAATGAATTACGTGATGTATTCTGAATTTCCTA
This genomic interval carries:
- the LOC140961730 gene encoding uncharacterized protein, which produces MAPGRKGRKGKEVVQESEAPNVRRINETKWGRRGRRPRGEAQNVNVEHEVNQLTREMCEMELVISRFQNMRPPRFFGNEDSEKAVAWLKSMKRLFNMLEYTLDFQLKLAICQLKDRAQLWWETIEEALKESGERVTWDVFCAQFAREYSPPSYYSAKKAEFNRSTQGSMTVVEYASQFSALLAYVPHVASNDRNKLSHFMQGLNRTICTLVVAGAPINYADAVEKAKNVEASLLLAEPQSVQPCFPQSFGGNVPMPVGAPLYQPLLPYQPSQSYQQPKQQNFMAKGKQFKKQTRSSSSSSGSQRGSSVGSPGGVFCDRCGSKHFSTQCTGVHGSCNICGQVEHYARVCPNSVRQQFQQPQFGQGFREQATRPFVPTQSFQQSSYPQPRGSVPQRFPGPQQAQVHALTQDQVQDAPGGVIVVSAMKMFRILSSGNEEFMIYVVDATQGKGFEVSDIPVVKEFPDVFLDEIPGFLPQREIDFSIELVSGTNPIYRAPYRLAPAELKELKEQLQDLLEKGYIGPSMSPWQLNKATVKNKYPLPRIDELFDQLQGTSVYSKIDLRSGYHQLRVREEDVPMTEFRTQLAAIVFALKLWRHYLYGEQFVIYSDHKSLKYLFSQPDLNMRQRRWMELLKDFDCEIQYQPGMDLSDQWRLLLVSSIQVEPQILSSVQAAQRTDPYIHRLKELSRTDLKEAILREAHCSRHSIHPGIRKMYHTLRAHYWWEVKAERMRPGGMLHSLEVPQWNWEHIAMDFVTHLPRSNRGCDVIWVIVDRLSKSAHFISYDRTCTYMKMAKLYIDHIVRLHGVLVTIVSNHYPRFTSNFWGSLQSVLGSKLAMSTAYHSQTDGQSERTIQTLEDGLRAVVMDFKGGWQESLSLIEFYCNNSFQATIGMTTFEALKKMKAAQDRQAGYANKRRRPLEFQVGDYVFFKVSPFRGTMRFGHKGKLATRYIGPYVIVERIGTLAYRLDLPQSLPLIHNVFHVSMLRKYEPDPSHILNVEDVKLDSSLSYVEYPVQILYRKEKQLRSKTIPLVLVQWSRHGREESTWVLEAKMQQKWPHLFENVMNYVMYSEFPMYYQS
- the LOC140962149 gene encoding DNA-3-methyladenine glycosylase, encoding MKNKKKRTIAKIKLPIQKCTTEVKLRSQPSSIKTPSIFISSVLLEKCPLLLAPDFYQVDALELAPRLLGKHLKKDDVVLQITEVEAYRPNDSACHGRFGITARTAPVFGAGGHAYIYLCYGMHNMLNVVADKEGNGAAVLIRACAPVCGLETIKQRRGLKTEKPILLTGPGKVGQALGISPEWSSHPLFTPGGLELLDGPDPEKIVVGPRVGIDYALPEHVSAPWRFAIAGTQWISAPKNTLRPMT